The following proteins come from a genomic window of Trifolium pratense cultivar HEN17-A07 linkage group LG4, ARS_RC_1.1, whole genome shotgun sequence:
- the LOC123923067 gene encoding uncharacterized protein LOC123923067 — protein sequence MSEDEEMIENNEGVSVEKQREPREDEEKKSEKGKDIDESPYARMPYPRKKPYERVKKLDREKDFKKFMKVLNKLEIAIPLVEALEHMPLYAKFLKEILTKKRKPLDDEMVSMTEECSALIQRKLPQKRKDQGSFTIPCSIGNLNIGKALCDLGASINLMPLSMMKKIPGAIAKPTKMGLSLADRSIVCPEGILHDVLVKVGGFVFPAYFVVLDMEEDGNWEPLLLGRPFLATSRALIDVELGELMLRMEDEKIVFNVFETMKSYDGDPYDLQEQMGDGLIKDECKMDEMKFPWPQGGTHFP from the coding sequence ATGAGTGAAGATGAAGAGATGATTGAGAACAATGAAGGAGTTtcagttgaaaaacagagggagccTAGAGAAGATGAGGAGAAAAAGAGTGAGAAGGGTAAAGATATAGATGAATCACCTTATGCACGGATGCCTTATCCGAGAAAGAAGCCATATGAAAGGGTGAAGAAGCTAGACCGTGAGAAGGATTTCAAAAAGTTCATGAAAGTCCTTAACAAGTTGGAAATTGCAATCCCGTTAGTTGAGGCATTGGAGCACATGCCACTTTATGCTAAGTTCCTCAAAGAAATTCTCACCAAAAAGCGGAAGCCGTTAGATGACGAGATGGTTAGCATGACCGAAGAGTGTAGTGCGCTTATTCAAAGGAAGCTTCCCCAAAAGAGGAAAGATCAGGGGAGTTTTACCATTCCGTGTTCTATTGGTAATCTAAATATTGGAAAAGCACTATGTGACCTCGGAGCAAGTATCAATCTAATGCCACTTTccatgatgaagaagataccgggagccaTTGCCAAGCCCACCAAAATGGGTCtttctttggcggatagatcaaTTGTGTGCCCGGAAGGAATCCTACATGATGTACTTGTGAAAGTGGGTGGATTTGTGTTCCCGGCGTATTTTGTGGTGCTAGACATGGAGGAAGATGGTAATTGGGAGCCCCTACTTCTAGGGAGGCCATTCTTGGCTACAAGCCGTGCCCTCATTGATGTGGAATTAGGGGAGCTGATGTTGAGAATGGAGGATGAGAAGatcgtgtttaatgtgtttgaGACTATGAAGAGCTATGACGGAGATCCCTATGACTTACAAGAGCAAATGGGGGATGGCTTGATTAAGGATGAGTGCAAGATGGATGAGATGAAGTTTCCTTGGCCACAAGGTGGCACACACTTTCCATAG